A window from Streptomyces sp. NBC_00335 encodes these proteins:
- the argS gene encoding arginine--tRNA ligase gives MASVPSLASSVNQRVADALASALPDAGASDPLLRRSDRADFQANGILALAKKAKANPRELATTVVEGIDTGDLIREIEVSGPGFLNITITDRAIVETLAARAADDRLGVPLAAKPGTTVIDYAQPNVAKEMHVGHLRSAVIGAAMVEILEFTGEKVVRRHHIGDWGTQFGMLIQYLLEHPHELDHKSEDGAEVSGEEAMSNLNRLYKASRTLFDSDEEFKTRARARVVDLQAGEPETLALWQRFVDESKIYFYSVFNKLDMDIQDPDVIGESGYNDMLVETCKLLEDSGVAVRSNGALCVFFDDVKGPDGNPTPLIVQKSDGGFGYAATDLSAIRDRVGTLGATELIYVVDARQSLHFKMVFETARRAGWLNDEVKAVQLAFGTVLGKDGKPFKTREGETVRLVDLLDEAVDRATAVVREKAEKIGLSEAEIVENGQYVGIGAVKYADLSTSAARDYKFDLDQMVSLTGDTSVYLQYAYARIKSILRKAGEAGDRKPVAHPELELAPAERALGLHLDHFGELIAEAAAEHAPHKVAAYLYQLSSLFATFYEQCPVVKPEPELVVGENRLFLCELTARTLSKGMSLLGIRTPEKL, from the coding sequence ATGGCCTCGGTCCCTTCCCTCGCTTCTTCCGTCAACCAGCGCGTCGCCGACGCACTCGCCTCCGCCCTGCCGGACGCCGGTGCGAGCGACCCGCTGCTGCGACGAAGCGACCGGGCCGACTTCCAGGCCAACGGCATCCTGGCGCTCGCGAAGAAGGCCAAGGCCAATCCGCGCGAGCTGGCGACGACCGTGGTCGAGGGCATCGACACCGGTGACCTGATCCGGGAGATCGAGGTCTCGGGTCCGGGCTTCCTCAACATCACCATCACCGACCGGGCGATCGTCGAGACCCTGGCGGCCCGCGCCGCGGACGACCGTCTCGGTGTGCCGCTCGCGGCGAAGCCGGGTACGACGGTGATCGACTACGCGCAGCCGAACGTGGCCAAGGAGATGCACGTCGGCCACCTGCGGTCCGCCGTGATCGGTGCGGCGATGGTGGAGATCCTGGAGTTCACCGGCGAGAAGGTGGTCCGGCGTCACCACATCGGCGACTGGGGCACCCAGTTCGGGATGCTCATCCAGTACCTGCTGGAGCACCCGCACGAGCTGGACCACAAGTCCGAGGACGGCGCGGAGGTCTCCGGCGAGGAGGCCATGTCCAACCTGAACCGCCTGTACAAGGCCTCGCGCACGCTCTTCGACTCCGACGAGGAGTTCAAGACGCGGGCCAGGGCCCGGGTGGTGGACCTCCAGGCGGGCGAGCCGGAGACGCTGGCGTTGTGGCAGCGCTTCGTGGACGAGTCGAAGATCTACTTCTACTCCGTCTTCAACAAGCTGGACATGGACATCCAGGACCCGGACGTCATCGGCGAGTCCGGCTACAACGACATGCTGGTGGAGACCTGCAAGCTGCTGGAGGACTCGGGCGTGGCCGTCCGTTCCAACGGCGCGCTCTGCGTGTTCTTCGACGACGTCAAGGGTCCGGACGGCAACCCGACCCCGCTGATCGTCCAGAAGTCCGACGGCGGCTTCGGCTACGCCGCGACCGACCTCTCGGCGATCCGCGACCGGGTGGGCACGCTGGGCGCGACCGAGCTGATCTACGTGGTGGACGCGCGGCAGTCCCTGCACTTCAAGATGGTCTTCGAGACGGCTCGCCGGGCGGGCTGGCTGAACGACGAGGTCAAGGCCGTGCAGCTGGCCTTCGGCACCGTGCTGGGCAAGGACGGCAAGCCGTTCAAGACCCGTGAGGGCGAGACGGTGCGGCTGGTGGACCTCCTCGACGAGGCCGTCGACCGGGCCACGGCCGTCGTCCGGGAGAAGGCCGAGAAGATCGGTCTGAGCGAGGCGGAGATCGTCGAGAACGGCCAGTACGTGGGCATCGGCGCCGTGAAGTACGCGGACCTGTCCACCTCGGCCGCGCGCGACTACAAGTTCGACCTGGACCAGATGGTCTCGCTGACCGGTGACACGTCCGTGTACCTCCAGTACGCGTACGCCCGCATCAAGTCGATCCTGCGCAAGGCGGGCGAGGCGGGCGACCGCAAGCCGGTCGCGCACCCGGAGCTGGAGCTGGCGCCGGCCGAGCGCGCGCTGGGCCTGCACCTGGACCACTTCGGCGAGCTCATCGCCGAGGCGGCCGCGGAGCACGCCCCGCACAAGGTGGCGGCGTACCTCTACCAGCTGTCCTCGCTGTTCGCGACGTTCTACGAGCAGTGCCCGGTCGTGAAGCCCGAGCCCGAGCTCGTCGTCGGCGAGAACCGCCTGTTCCTGTGCGAGCTGACCGCGCGCACCCTCAGCAAGGGCATGTCCCTCCTCGGCATCCGCACCCCCGAGAAGCTCTGA
- a CDS encoding VOC family protein gives MNGPYKAGTPCWIDLMVPDQQAAIDFYCDLFGWQGEVGPPETGGYAVCTLKGKPVAGIMKAMNPDGTIPDPMPPTVWTTYLATDAIDATLKSVTDAGGTVMMGPMDVMDLGRMAVIVDPTGAVVGLWQAGTFDGAGIVNEHGALIWNELTTGDVPAAVAFYTAVLPVTTAESSMPGADGYTEFQVGGRAVGGMMNMDKLPPGVPPHWMPYFHVDDVDSVQAAAVRAGGTVMAPAFDMVAGRMAVLADPQGGGFSVITATAPEQPA, from the coding sequence ATGAACGGCCCCTACAAGGCCGGCACCCCCTGCTGGATCGACCTGATGGTTCCCGACCAGCAGGCCGCCATCGACTTCTACTGCGACCTCTTCGGCTGGCAGGGCGAGGTCGGCCCGCCCGAGACCGGCGGGTACGCCGTCTGCACCCTCAAGGGCAAGCCGGTCGCCGGAATCATGAAGGCGATGAACCCGGACGGCACGATCCCCGACCCGATGCCCCCGACCGTGTGGACCACGTACCTGGCCACGGACGCCATCGACGCCACCCTCAAGTCGGTCACCGACGCGGGCGGCACGGTCATGATGGGCCCGATGGACGTCATGGACCTCGGGCGGATGGCCGTCATCGTCGACCCGACCGGCGCCGTCGTCGGCCTGTGGCAGGCCGGCACCTTCGACGGAGCGGGCATCGTCAACGAGCACGGCGCGCTCATCTGGAACGAGCTGACCACCGGCGACGTCCCCGCCGCGGTCGCGTTCTACACCGCCGTCCTGCCCGTCACCACCGCCGAGTCCTCGATGCCGGGCGCCGACGGGTACACGGAGTTCCAGGTCGGCGGCCGCGCGGTCGGCGGGATGATGAACATGGACAAGCTTCCGCCGGGGGTTCCGCCGCACTGGATGCCGTACTTCCACGTCGATGACGTCGATTCCGTCCAGGCGGCCGCCGTCCGCGCCGGGGGCACGGTCATGGCTCCCGCCTTCGACATGGTGGCGGGCCGGATGGCGGTCCTCGCCGACCCGCAGGGCGGCGGCTTCTCGGTCATCACGGCGACCGCCCCGGAGCAGCCCGCCTGA
- a CDS encoding DUF3995 domain-containing protein has protein sequence MKDTTRLRTGRVLAALLAADGLVHLYWATGLTWPAPDERTLSLAVLGSEVSFGPPVVLPLAALTLTAAAAVLAHAHGRAGRPARLVTAAVAAGLAVRGLAGLGWAAGLLDSPADGPFRALNLALYTPACLGFGWAAARLARAR, from the coding sequence ATGAAGGACACGACACGCCTACGCACCGGGCGCGTGCTCGCCGCGCTGCTCGCCGCCGACGGGCTGGTCCACCTGTACTGGGCCACCGGCCTGACCTGGCCCGCCCCCGACGAGCGGACCCTGTCCCTGGCCGTGCTCGGCTCCGAGGTGTCCTTCGGCCCGCCCGTGGTCCTGCCGCTCGCCGCGCTCACCCTGACCGCGGCCGCCGCCGTACTCGCGCACGCGCACGGCCGGGCCGGGCGGCCCGCCCGCCTGGTGACGGCCGCCGTCGCCGCCGGGCTGGCCGTACGGGGCCTCGCGGGCCTGGGCTGGGCCGCCGGTCTCCTCGACAGCCCGGCGGACGGCCCGTTCCGTGCCCTCAACCTCGCCCTGTACACCCCCGCCTGCCTCGGCTTCGGCTGGGCCGCGGCCCGGCTGGCCCGGGCCCGGTGA
- a CDS encoding RNA polymerase sigma factor, which yields MHGSPAAGPLTPAARDRGVALARAARAGDTLALHDLLDHLTPYVARICQPIALADGPDATQEALLAVFRSLRSLRDPEALYGWVRSIAVREAVGTARRASRDRPAELADVPARDDPQLAADIEDVLARLSPAHRAVLVLRDVEGLDEESAAALLGVPPGTAKSRLHRARTSFRKAWSA from the coding sequence ATGCACGGCAGCCCCGCCGCGGGTCCCCTCACCCCCGCCGCCCGCGACCGCGGAGTCGCCCTCGCGCGCGCGGCCCGGGCCGGAGACACCCTCGCGCTGCACGACCTCCTCGACCACCTGACCCCGTACGTCGCCCGGATCTGCCAACCGATCGCCCTCGCGGACGGCCCCGACGCCACGCAGGAGGCGCTGCTCGCGGTCTTCCGGTCCCTGCGCTCGCTCCGAGACCCGGAGGCCCTGTACGGCTGGGTCCGGTCCATCGCCGTCCGCGAGGCCGTCGGCACCGCCCGGCGCGCCTCCCGCGACCGCCCGGCCGAACTGGCCGACGTACCCGCCCGGGACGATCCGCAGCTGGCCGCCGACATCGAGGACGTCCTGGCCCGCCTCTCCCCCGCCCACCGGGCCGTCCTCGTGCTCCGCGACGTCGAAGGCCTCGACGAGGAGTCCGCCGCCGCCCTGCTCGGCGTCCCGCCGGGCACCGCCAAGTCCCGGCTGCACCGGGCCCGTACAAGCTTCAGGAAGGCGTGGTCCGCATGA
- a CDS encoding tetratricopeptide repeat protein — translation MSVEQRAQAEGSSTVIQVFGDYTAAPGPGAGPVPQPPAAPGLPAPPAALVGRDGPVKVLADLLDEGGAPVTVVAGLPGVGKSALAVATAHRALEYGWFEERLFFLQLHGYAPNGAVSGAQAVREMLRYLGVGDADVPPSPEGQVALYRARLAALARAGQRVLIVADDAGAVSQVQDLVPPDGTHRLLVTSRHRLVAPGFAARVVGLDELSAGPAAELIAGALRRTWPEDPRPAREPEALARVADLCGRLPLALTVAGALLAGDPGLAAGELARQLAEARTRLETLHVEGHVPVGVRAAFDLSYARLPADQARIFRLLTVAPGPDCSTAFAWLLAGYEGLPSVEGYAEVRPSLAALAGASLLSEQPVGSGRWRMHDLVRLYARDRAEECAQEDGREVAAERLMAAFLGTTRKAVRVLGIGPAKAEDEKLPPMAAALHWMDAERAVLVAAVGWAAEAGWPEAVFALTDALGPYLAVYGHAPDAVMVAGDALEVARSTGDRWLTGSMLANLGSALNESWRAEEAIGPLTEALAVFREAEGREGEANVLDLLSAVFRKTGRLEEARARSEEALKIFRELGNRQGEGFALFHLANALDDLGEQAEAVEMCRQVVSCMRETGDRHREASGSQLLAKVLWGAGEREEAQAVWEETLSMLRGLGRSTTVAHVLTELGKALLEDGQSTEARVRYAEALVLFEATGDQQGEAVTTGVLGAICLLEHRFTEALESYERAASLLADTEQWRSEAQAQLGRGAALLGLGRRAESVEALDRAAALFALAGDGEGEAAACADAVRLAVLTEVRPPRRWWDRLRR, via the coding sequence TACACCGCTGCCCCGGGGCCCGGGGCCGGTCCCGTACCCCAGCCGCCGGCGGCGCCGGGGCTGCCCGCTCCGCCTGCCGCGCTCGTGGGGCGGGACGGGCCGGTCAAGGTGCTGGCGGACCTGCTCGACGAGGGCGGGGCTCCGGTGACCGTCGTGGCCGGGCTTCCGGGGGTCGGCAAGAGTGCGCTGGCCGTCGCGACGGCCCATCGGGCGTTGGAGTACGGGTGGTTCGAGGAACGGTTGTTCTTCCTCCAGCTGCACGGCTACGCCCCGAACGGCGCGGTGAGCGGGGCGCAGGCGGTGCGGGAGATGCTGCGGTACCTCGGCGTCGGGGACGCGGACGTACCGCCGTCCCCCGAGGGGCAGGTGGCGCTGTACCGGGCCCGGCTGGCCGCGCTGGCGCGGGCCGGGCAACGGGTGCTGATCGTCGCGGACGACGCGGGGGCGGTGTCCCAGGTGCAGGACCTCGTACCGCCGGACGGCACGCATCGGCTACTGGTGACCTCGCGGCACCGGCTGGTCGCGCCGGGGTTCGCCGCGAGGGTCGTCGGGCTGGACGAACTGTCGGCCGGGCCCGCGGCGGAGCTGATCGCCGGTGCGCTGCGGCGGACCTGGCCGGAGGATCCGCGCCCGGCGCGGGAGCCCGAGGCGCTGGCGCGGGTGGCAGACCTCTGCGGGCGGCTACCGCTCGCGCTGACGGTGGCGGGGGCGCTGCTGGCGGGGGATCCGGGGCTGGCGGCGGGTGAGTTGGCGCGGCAACTGGCCGAGGCGAGGACCCGGCTGGAGACGCTGCACGTCGAGGGCCACGTGCCGGTCGGGGTCCGGGCCGCGTTCGACCTCTCGTACGCAAGGCTGCCTGCGGACCAGGCGCGGATCTTCCGGCTGCTGACGGTGGCGCCGGGGCCGGACTGTTCCACCGCGTTCGCTTGGCTGCTCGCCGGGTACGAGGGACTGCCCTCGGTCGAGGGCTACGCCGAGGTGAGGCCGTCCCTGGCCGCTCTCGCGGGGGCGAGCCTCCTCTCGGAGCAGCCGGTCGGTTCGGGGCGTTGGCGCATGCACGACCTGGTGCGGCTGTACGCGCGGGACCGGGCGGAGGAGTGCGCGCAGGAGGACGGCCGGGAAGTGGCGGCCGAGCGACTCATGGCCGCTTTCCTCGGCACCACCCGCAAGGCGGTCCGCGTGCTGGGCATCGGCCCCGCGAAGGCCGAGGACGAGAAGCTTCCCCCGATGGCCGCGGCGCTTCACTGGATGGACGCGGAACGCGCCGTGCTGGTCGCCGCCGTGGGGTGGGCCGCAGAGGCTGGTTGGCCCGAGGCCGTCTTCGCGCTGACCGACGCGCTGGGCCCCTACCTCGCCGTCTACGGTCATGCACCGGACGCGGTGATGGTGGCGGGGGATGCTCTCGAAGTGGCACGGTCAACCGGTGATCGCTGGTTGACCGGAAGCATGCTGGCGAACCTCGGCAGCGCGCTCAACGAATCGTGGCGGGCCGAGGAGGCGATCGGACCGTTGACGGAGGCTCTCGCCGTCTTCCGTGAGGCTGAGGGGCGGGAAGGGGAGGCCAATGTCCTGGACCTCTTGTCTGCCGTCTTCCGGAAGACGGGGCGACTCGAAGAGGCCAGGGCAAGGAGCGAGGAGGCCCTGAAGATCTTCCGCGAGCTGGGGAACCGGCAGGGGGAGGGCTTCGCCCTGTTCCATCTCGCCAACGCTCTGGACGACCTGGGGGAGCAGGCCGAGGCCGTCGAAATGTGCAGACAGGTGGTGAGTTGCATGCGCGAGACCGGCGACCGGCACCGCGAGGCCTCCGGATCGCAGCTTCTTGCGAAAGTGCTGTGGGGGGCCGGGGAGCGGGAGGAGGCCCAGGCCGTATGGGAAGAGACGCTCTCGATGCTGCGCGGCCTGGGGCGCAGCACAACCGTGGCGCATGTGCTCACGGAACTGGGCAAAGCGCTGTTGGAAGACGGGCAATCGACTGAAGCGCGCGTGCGCTACGCGGAAGCACTGGTCCTGTTCGAGGCCACCGGGGACCAACAGGGCGAAGCGGTGACGACGGGCGTCCTGGGCGCGATCTGCCTGCTGGAGCACCGGTTCACGGAAGCGCTGGAGTCGTACGAAAGGGCTGCGTCCCTCCTGGCCGACACGGAGCAGTGGAGGAGCGAAGCCCAGGCGCAATTGGGTCGCGGAGCCGCGCTGCTGGGCCTGGGGCGACGGGCCGAGTCCGTCGAAGCCCTCGACCGGGCGGCCGCTCTGTTCGCCCTTGCGGGCGACGGCGAAGGGGAAGCAGCAGCGTGTGCCGATGCGGTCCGGCTCGCTGTGCTCACCGAAGTCCGGCCGCCCCGGCGCTGGTGGGACCGCCTCAGGCGCTGA